From the genome of Acidihalobacter aeolianus:
GAAGCGGGTGACCTCGCTGCCGACGGCCGTCACGCGGCCGACGATCTCGTGGCCCGGCACGAAGGGGTAATGGGTCTTGCCCCATTCGCTGCGCGCCGTGTGGATGTCGGAATGGCAGATGCCGCAATACTGAATCTCGATCGCCACATCCTGCGGACGCGGCTCGCGTCGCTCGAAATCGAATGGACCCAGGGCTTCGGTAGCGGAATGAGTGGCGTATCCATGTGCATGCATCGTGGCACCTCCATCGGGTGTAGCGGTAGGACGGGTCAAGCCCCGGCCTGCGGGGCATTGCGATATCCGTGAGCGAACTCGGATTGCATAATAGGTGGCGACCCAGGAGCCCGGTTAGACCATTTGAGTTGTTTTATTGCCTGATCCTCCGGACGAATGGATTTCGCGCACGGCAAGGATTAGGCTGACGGACAGCCTTGTGAGCATGGAGCGCAGCGATGCCGGCATCGACCGACCCGATTGAACCCCTTGAGCCGATCGAGCAGGCCCTGGCTGGCCTGCGGCATCGCATCGGGCGATTAACGGCCGCCGGGGAACTGTCGCCGAGCGCGATTCCGGCCCTGTCGCTGTATCGCAAACACGGGCCGACGGAGCCCGTGGGCGGGCTGTACGAGCCGAGCATCTGCATGGTCGTGCAGGGCGCCAAGCGCGTCATTCTCGGCAGCGACGTCTACGTCTATGACGCGCAGCGCTACCTGATCACCTCCACGCACCTGCCGACGGATTTCCAGATTCTCGAGGCGAGCCCGGAAAGGCCCTATCTGGGCCTGAAGCTGGTGCTCGACCTGCGCGAGGTCTCGCAGCTGATGGTCGACAGCCACCTCCCGGCGCCGCGCGCGAACCAGGGCGGGCGCGGGATGGCCACGGGCGAGATGACATTGCCGCTGCTCCAGGCCTTCGGACGTCTGCTCGATCTGCTGGACGAGCCGCAGGACCTGCCGATTCTGGCGCCGTTGATCCAGCGGGAAATCACCTATCGCCTGCTGGTCGGCGACCAGGGCATGCGCCTGCGTCACATCGCCTCCATGGGCAGCCAGGGCAATCAGATCGCGCGGGCCATCGAGTGGCTGAAGGAAAACTTCCGGCAAACCCTGCGCATCGACGAACTCGCCAGGCAGGTCGACATGAGCCCCTCCACCCTGCACCACCATTTCCGCGCCATGACCGCCATGAGCCCGCTGCAGTACCAGAAATGGCTGCG
Proteins encoded in this window:
- a CDS encoding AraC family transcriptional regulator, producing MPASTDPIEPLEPIEQALAGLRHRIGRLTAAGELSPSAIPALSLYRKHGPTEPVGGLYEPSICMVVQGAKRVILGSDVYVYDAQRYLITSTHLPTDFQILEASPERPYLGLKLVLDLREVSQLMVDSHLPAPRANQGGRGMATGEMTLPLLQAFGRLLDLLDEPQDLPILAPLIQREITYRLLVGDQGMRLRHIASMGSQGNQIARAIEWLKENFRQTLRIDELARQVDMSPSTLHHHFRAMTAMSPLQYQKWLRLHEARRLMLTENLDASTASFNVGYESPSQFSREYNRMFGAPPLRDISRLRRLVA